One window from the genome of Cyprinus carpio isolate SPL01 chromosome B1, ASM1834038v1, whole genome shotgun sequence encodes:
- the LOC109089905 gene encoding protein FAM184B-like, with the protein MASSSGKMNQPSGGSGACNGTAIADIPSGVNVELYDYQMHTKMCKKIAQLTKVIYSLNTKNEEQEATLQSLRRVATETQGSLQPTTGQDEEEEESAFILRTRLLELQATVEEVEERGQRAEIEYAERIAMLTQETSDLRRDYQNLQTDRDNHHKLLQQTQEENKRLENECQELRRTRDEERKREEEEKMHRVEEERKREMEARNRESQERQRVEEECEERLKSVRKELQVLREEKERAEKEWKRDVEEWKKRAKEMEKERREEQKAAEKTIQKSLNEHINQWHQREQENRKSQNATLQQRLRKAETDLEVQEQRLNESNRHCSKLQERVEDLEEQLEDGRHRVAEAEAVAKKAEEELAVAKERLLLQENELQSKSEELMSQSSSQVRVSAEVEELRSQLSRLNIRNKELELQNSGRSNDHARMLKQHADALSSMRLELQRAHTEEIRRLQQEVENERKNDRQELEEEKKQVQQKMEEEKIRLKEQLRKALEEVIRKHASELRQAHVMLDAEKKKAQQIEEQMKTGEEERNALETEREELHNQLQLSKREMAKLEGVIQTLEREREEEKERAKEREQEYAKVERQSACGPECVRVREELENTHSSMQQIQEEFAAQKEVLQAEISALQQERDILQQSNHSIEERIRLQFEKQFSDQIVEMKREREEEIRKKNQQWQHRVEELQTQLEERRALSEKMEGERERRYGNGEMERMKQEIQKTRDMNSTLRSQLHSTIQEKERLMRQQLQVVKEEDEDEEDGKATGEREEERAKRGWREREEELLRVERLNHQRALQALEAQANEELQSERQRLLTQHKLQLDKQKAELTQQHTEWVRQVTQRHMQQIEDLQNEIHTHTQMMALQQDLKQQNRLQSLERQLDEKSSEVQELKRENEDLKERMNAVIAQKVEQDDHKHKHKIFSEEHDEAGEAVGSDHRNNMESVKREHRMEIQTIISDFSTAQTRLQARIVALETELREREERGKRRVEDLHTIAKLQDKLSERDQLIKSLVEDLHQLSQHPTLCSDEILKPYDSRTQAGTLTPTMKKKGVEETSIPNLCSYDGGSPKAKCSPVMERGSLEQCGRGTTLTRTHTPTSPHSEHRGSSIRHSRPPSQEVRHQPQLKVNYNQHIRTPAEQRVIETGPDGQDPQKQEWFTKYFSF; encoded by the exons GTGATATACTCTTTAAACACTAAGAATGAAGAGCAAGAGGCAACTCTGCAGTCGCTACGCCGTGTTGCCACGGAGACGCAGGGCAGCCTCCAGCCAACCACAGGtcaggatgaagaagaggaggagtcAGCATTTATTCTGAGGACACGCCTTCTAGAACTGCAGGCCACCGTAGAGGAA GTGGAGGAGCGTGGACAGAGGGCTGAAATAGAGTATGCGGAGCGCATAGCCATGTTAACCCAAGAGACATCAGATCTGCGCAGAGACTACCAGAACCTGCAGACAGATAGAGACAACCACCACAAATTACTGCAACAGACACAGGAAGAAAACAAGCGCTTGGAGAATGAGTGCCAAGAGCTACGTAGAACCagagatgaagagagaaagagagaggaggaggagaaaatgCATAGAGttgaggaggagaggaagagagagatggaggcGAGGAATCGAGAGTCACAGGAAAGGCAACGTGTAGAGGAGGAGTGTGAAGAAAGGTTGAAATCGGTAAGAAAGGAGCTACAGGTTCtgagggaggagaaagagagagcggaGAAAGAATGGAAGAGAGATGTGGAGGAGTGGAAGAAGAGAGCGAAGGAGATGGAAAAAGAGAGGAGGGAGGAGCAAAAGGCAGCTGAGAAGACAATACAAAAGAGCCTCAATGAACACATCAATCAGTGGCACCAGAGAGAGCAAGAAAACCGCAAGTCCCAGAATGCAACACTTCAGCAGAGGCTGAGAAAAGCAGAGACGGACTTGGAGGTTCAAGAACAGAGGCTGAATGAGAGCAACAGACACTGCAGCAAACTTCAGGAGAGAGTAGAG GACCTGGAGGAGCAGTTGGAGGATGGGCGTCACCGGGTGGCCGAGGCTGAGGCTGTGGCAAAGAAGGCAGAGGAGGAGTTAGCTGTAGCCAAAGAACGATTATTACTGCAAGAGAATGAGCTACAGAGCAAATCAG AGGAGTTAATGAGCCAGAGTTCATCTCAGGTGAGGGTCTCTGCTGAAGTGGAAGAGCTAAGGTCTCAACTGAGTCGTCTCAACATTAGAAACAAAGAGCTGGAGCTTCAGAACAGTGGCCGATCCAATGACCACGCTCGCATGCTTAAACAG catgCAGATGCTCTATCCTCTATGCGTCTGGAGCTGCAGCGAGCTCACACTGAGGAGATCAGACGCCTTCAGCAGGAGGTGGAGAACGAAAGAAAGAATGACAGACAGGAGCTGGAAGAAGAGAAGAAACAGGTTCAGCAGAAGATGGAAGAAGAGAAAATAAGGCTGAAAGAGCAGCTTCGGAAAGCACTTGAAGAAGTGATACGCAAACATGCCAGTGAGCTGCGGCAAGCGCACGTAATGCTggatgcagaaaaaaagaaagcccAGCAG ATTGAGGAGCAGATGAAAACcggagaagaagagagaaatgcTTTAGAGACAGAGAGGGAAGAGCTACACAACCAACTACAGCTGTCCAAAAGAGAG ATGGCGAAATTGGAGGGGGTGATTCAGAcactggagagagaaagagaagaggagaaggaaagggcaaaagagagagagcaggagtATGCAAAGGTGGAGCGGCAGTCAGCATGTGGCCCGGAGTGTGTACGAGTGAGAGAAGAactggaaaacacacacagcagtatgCAGCAAATACAG GAGGAGTTTGCTGCACAGAAGGAAGTGTTACAGGCAGAGATTTCTGCTCTACAGCAAGAGAGAGACATTCTACAACAGTCCAATCATAGTATAGAGGAGAGAATCAG GCTACAGTTTGAGAAGCAGTTCTCCGATCAGATTGTGGaaatgaagagagaaagagaggaggagaTCAGAAAGAAGAACCAACAGTGGCAACACAGAGTAGAAGAACTGCAGACACAG ttggaggagaggagagcacTCTCAGAGAagatggaaggagagagagagagacgttacgGTAATGGAGAGATGGAACGAATGAAGCAGGAGATCCAAAAGACAAGGGATATGAACAGCACGCTCAGATCTCAGCTTCACTCCACCAttcaagagaaagagagactgatGAGGCAGCAGTTACAA GTGGTAAAAGAGGAAGATGAGGACGAGGAGGATGGAAAGGCTACGGGAGAGAGGGAAGAGGAGAGGGCAAAGCGGGGGTGGCGTGAGCGAGAGGAGGAGTTGTTGCGTGTGGAAAGGTTAAATCACCAGCGTGCTCTTCAGGCCCTGGAAGCACAAGCCAATGAAGAACTTCAGTCGGAAAGACAACGCTTGCTCACACAGCACAAACTACAGCTGG acaAGCAGAAGGCAGAGCTGACCCAGCAGCACACTGAGTGGGTGAGACAGGTCACCCAGAGACACATGCAGCAGATCGAGGACCTTCAGAacgaaatacacacacacacacaaatgatggCCCTGCAGCAG GATCTGAAGCAGCAAAACCGCTTACAGTCACTAGAGAGACAGCTGGATGAGAAGAGCAGTGAGGTTCAAGAGctaaagagagagaatgaagatcTGAAAGAACGCATGAATGCAGTCATAGCACAGAAAGTAGAACAAGATGaccataaacataaacacaagat TTTCTCAGAGGAACACGATGAGGCGGGTGAAGCGGTTGGGTcggatcacaggaataacatgGAGAGTGTGAAGAGAGAGCACAGAATGGAGATCCAGACCATAATATCAGACTTCAGCACCGCCCAAACACGACTACAGGCCCGCATAGTTGCCTTGGAAACAGA GTTGAGAGAAAGGGAAGAAAGGGGAAAGAGGAGAGTAGAAGACCTGCACACAATTGCTAAACTACAGGACAAGCTCAGCGAGAGAGACCAACTCATCAAAAGTCTAGTG gagGACCTCCACCAGCTATCCCAGCATCCAACTCTGTGCAGCGATGAAATTTTGAAGCCTTATGACTCTAGGACACAAGCAGGGACCCTAACACCTACTATGAAG AAAAAAGGGGTTGAGGAAACTAGCATCCCAAACCTCTGCTCATATGATGGGGGGTCACCTAAGGCCAAATGCTCACCAGTTATGGAGCGTGGCAGTCTGGAACAGTGCGGGCGAGGGACCACCCTAACAAGGACACACACCCCCACCTCCCCTCATTCTGAACACAGAGGCTCCTCTATCAGACACAGCCGCCCACCTTCACAAGAGGTGCGACATCAGCCGCAGCTTAAAGTCAACTACAACCAGCACATCAG GACTCCAGCTGAGCAGAGGGTTATTGAAACAGGGCCTGATGGACAAGACCCTCAAAAACAGGAGTGGTTCACCAAATACTTCTCTTTCTGA